In the genome of Lathyrus oleraceus cultivar Zhongwan6 chromosome 4, CAAS_Psat_ZW6_1.0, whole genome shotgun sequence, the window GCTTTTACTCAAGTGacataaaatttaaaatcatgcAATATTAAAATATTCTAATTGAGGCATCTTGTGTACATTTTTTATTTGTCTTTTTTTAGATTTTAGATAATATTTGTTAATCAATATCAAACTCCTGCCTATAGAATCAGGACATGCTTTTCAAGCAAAGCACAATATTGCTCGAAATTTCAAAAATAACATGATGATGGAAAAATCTTGGTTGCCTCATCCAATTACCTGTAGACACTGCATTGCAAGATTGTTTCATCATGAATCACGTGACACGTGTTGTACTGGTGGAAAGGTGTCATTTTCACGAATTAATGCTCCTATAGAATTGCAACAATTATTTTTGGATGGTTCAGCTGTAGGAAAAAATTTTAGGCAACATATTCGAAGTTATAACCATGCGCTCTCATTCACTTCAATTGGTGTTCACGTTGATGAGAGTATTCTTGCATATGGTCGTGGTATATACACATTTTATGCTCAAGGAGATTTTTACCATAACATAGGAGGTTTCTATCCAAATGAGGGTGTCAGACCGCATTTCTTACAACTATACATCTACGACACCGATAATGAGCTATATAATAGAATGCAGAAAAATCCACAGCTACACTAAAATGTAGTTCACAAATTGTAGAAAATGCTCCATCAGTTTAATCCTTTTGTAATTAGGTTCAAGCAATTGACACTACTTTCAAATATCAGTGAATATAGCCTCATACTTAAGGAGTGTCCATGTAATCACCATCAATACAATCTTCCAACTACAAAATAAGTTGCGACAATTATTGTTCGATGTGATGCAGATTCTATGGAATATGGAAGGGGTATTAATGTCATTCGTCATGATGGAAATCTCAAGAAAGTTCAAGAGACAAAAGGATATTATGATCCTTTACAATACCCTATATTGTTTCCATTTGGGACGCATGGTTGGGACGTCAACACAACAAATTGTAATGGACGAAGAGTGTCATGTCGAGCATATTACAATTACATGCTTCAGGTAAATTTAGATTAATTTTAGTATATAGTATACTTGTTTAAGGATTGTTTAAAAAACTTTACATTTAGCACCAACACTTTTTTCAATCAACTGTAGAATCGCCCAAATGATCAATCAATGTTGTTAAATGCGGGTCGACTATTGCAACAATATGTTTTAGACAAttatgtcaaaattgaatcagGGAGGTTAAGGTGGATTAAAGAGCATCAAAGTGATATACGTGTTGAATTGTATCAAGGTTTACATGATACTTTGCATGTTGGTGAAACTAATGCAGGTACAAATTCATATAGCATAAATATACAGTTTTAGATTAATAATTAGTTGTACTTCTAATGTTAATCATTCATGTATTCTAATACTAATGCATTTCATGAATCGTCTTAGAAAAGATTGGAAAAAGAACAATATTGCCATCATCACTTATTAGCAATCGTCGATACATGACACTGTGTTATGAAGATGGCATGACTATTGTTCTTAATGGCGGTAAACTAGATATTTTTCTAACAATGACATGCAATCCTTCTTGGAGTGAGATAACATCAGAACTTTTGCCTTTTCAAACACCACAAGATCGTCCATATTTGCTAACAAGAATATTTCATTCGAAATTCGAGAAATTAAAGGATGATGTTATTAATAAAGGAGTCTTGGGAAAAGTTAAAATCTACATGTATGTCACTGAATTTCAAAAGCGAGGACTGCGCATGTGCATATGTTGTTGTCTTAGAAAGTAACGACAAGTTGCGTGATCCAAAAGATTATGATAGTATGGTAAGAGAAAAAATACCTAAATTAGAATGTGAACCACGGTTACATGAATCTGTTGTAAAACAAATGATCCACGAACCTTACGGCATAATCAACCGAAAGACTTCATGTATGAAAGATGGACATTGTAAAAAAAGGTATCCCAAACAATTCTTGGATGAAACACGTCAAGGCAATAACTCATATCCCGAGTATAGAAGAAGGTTTGATGAATCTATATCGTTAGGTAAAGATATGTATGTCGATAGTAGATGGGTGGTTCCTTATAACCCTTGGTTACTGTTAAAGTACGATTGTCACATAAATGTAGATATTTGAAATAGCATTAAAAGTATCAAGTATCTACACAAATATGTGTGCAAGGGCCCTGATCGTGTGGCTATGGAGGTTCATAAAGGATCATACATGGATGAGGTTCAACAATATGTTGATATGGATTTGTGCTCCCGAAGCATTATCGAAAATATTTTGATTCACTATTTACCGATTATATCCTTCGGTTGAAAGATTGCAGATTCACTTACCGAACCGCCATCAAGTCCGCTTTTATGATCATCAGCGAACTGCAGATTGCAGATGTGTTAAATAATGAACGCAACTCTTTGCATTGAATCTATGAGATCCACAAGTAAGAAATTATCTGTATAGAGAGATTCTAGAGCATTATTATTGGAACAAGCGGGATATGGAATGACATCACAAGCAGTCAACAAGAAAAGTTATCGGGAGAATCTATACGATATCACCTTGGGAGGGAGATAAGTTTTACTTGCGACTGTTGTTATCTCATGTCACAGGTCCAACCAGTTGGGAATATCTTCTTATAAATAATGTCATGACTTTCAATACATTCAAAAAATCAGTCGAGGATAGGGGATTTTTATAGAGCGATCATAGTATTCGTGATTGTTTGGTTGAGGCTACGAGTCTCCGAATTCCATATGCTTTATGGAGGTTATTCGTGACGATTTTAATATTTTGTGAACCTACTGATGTTAGAGGCCTTTGGAATGAGTTTTTTTTACACATATGACAGAGGATTATCAAACAACTAACAATGTTGTGGAATCAGACTTGACTAATATGTTGTTGAACGACTTGAATGAACTCTTAAACCTGCACGGTAAAAAAATTAAAGATTATGATGTCCCATATTTATCCCCTAATACAATAGACGAAGATGCAATTCCAAGTCTCATACAAGAGAAGTTAGCAGTCGATATCCCCGATGAAGATATTGAATATGTTGCTAAGTTAAATAATGATCAAATGATTGCATTCAAAACCATTATGAATGTAATTGTTCAAAAACACAGTGGGGTATTTTTTGTTGATGGTCCAAGAGGAACCGATATAACATTCCTTTATCAAACATTAATGGCAAGTTTAAGAAGTAGAAGAGAAATTGTCTTAATAACTGCATCATCTTGTATAGTTGCAACATTGTTACCTAGTGGTAGGACTGCACACTCTCGATTTAAGATACCTATTGATATACAATCGAGTTTCATTTGTGGTATTCAAAAGCAAAAAGATATTGAAAATCTCATTAAAGTTGTTGCCGCAATAATTTAGGATGAAGCACCAATGACAAACAAAAATTGTTTGAAAACCTTAGATCGATCATTACAAGACATTTGTAGCAACAGTGCTCCATTTTATGGAAAAGTTCTGATCATGGGGGGAGATTTTCGTCAAGTTCTTCCTGTTGTAAGAAAAGGTACTAAGGAACAAATGATTTCAGCGTGTATTGTTCAGTCTCATTTATGGGATCATACCAAGATTTTGCGTTTGCGTCAAAATATGCGATCATTGCATGATCAAGAGTTTGCATAATTTCTTATTCGCATTAGTGATGATGTTGAACCTATTAAACCAGATGACATGGTGAGGTTACCTTCATAGATTGCAATCCCATGGAAAGATGAACATTCCATACAAGTACTTATCCAACATATTTTTCCTAATTTAGAATTGCAGGGTTGGGATGCCCCATATATGATACAAAGAGCTATTTTGACACTAACAAATGATGATGTCCAGAAATTGAATGATATGATTATCGATCAGTTTCCAGGAGAAGAACATAATTTGTTGTCGTTTGACGAGGTTGAAGGGGATAATCATAATTTATACCAACAAAAATTCTTAAACTCAATTGCACAAGGTAGCTTGCCACCACATATTCTAAAGATAAAAAAGGGTGCATCATTTATGTTGTTACGAAATCTAGATCCTAGATATGGATTGTGTAATGGGATGTGGTTATTATGTCATGGTTTATTTATGAATACTAGCGTTCAGACGGACACAACAGACGGACACTCTGTGCCCATCTGCCCTATT includes:
- the LOC127136347 gene encoding uncharacterized protein LOC127136347 — protein: MTEDYQTTNNVVESDLTNMLLNDLNELLNLHGKKIKDYDVPYLSPNTIDEDAIPSLIQEKLAVDIPDEDIEYVAKLNNDQMIAFKTIMNVIVQKHSGVFFVDGPRGTDITFLYQTLMASLRSRREIVLITASSCIVATLLPSGRTAHSRFKIPIDIQSSFICGIQKQKDIENLIKVVAAII